cCCCCTTTAAATTATGTGTATATTTTCACCTCCGATGACAATATGCTAATCCCCTTAACAGTtggaataaaaacaatttaacgtTCCGTGGATCCAAACCTCCATTACCACTCCCATGCCTCTCCATATATTGAGATAAATCGGTATGAACGtattcaaaaacaaaagtaaGTGTCTCGCGCGTATGAATTATGTCGTGCAAGGTTACAATATTGCTATGCTTCAATTCTTTAAGAAGGCTTGCCTCGCGAATGGCAGTAAATGGAGcaccttcttcttcttgcagTCTAATTTCTTTAAGTGCCACCACTTGATTTGTAAGATGACTATAGCCTTTGAACACTGTGGCATACGATCCTTCTCCTAATTGTTCCAGTTTTACATAAGCTTCAGATTTACCAAAAGGAGAATCTCCCTGTAAGCGAAAGcataaatgtttgtaaacatcGAACTTATCAATGGACATGAACAGAATAAATACACGCAAACGGAGCATTACCCCAAATGCTGAAAATCTTTTGGTTCTTCTAGGAGGTGGATCTGGCCCAAGGAAGACCTCTGACTTGGGTCGTGGTGGACGTCGAGGTCGCAAGATAACTCTTGTTTCTTCGCGTATATCCTCGTCGAGAAGCTTGGAATCACTAGAAACGGAAAGCTGCCGATGCACTCTCTCATGGTCGCCCATACCTGTCCATTCTATGACATCCAATTTCGTCCTTAaaactttctttaaaataacagCAATAGGAATCCACGTAGAATTATAgtttctcaatattttatcgatacaTAACATTTTAGTTTACATAATGCACCTTCGCTGaacaatacaatattatattacatagaTCAAACTGCATATCTGACTGCTAATATTTGTTAAAGTGATAAAATGATTGGCATAGTTATCAAAGGccaatataaattacattttatgacAGTCATTCCACACAATTTGTTAtctctaataaaaaataaaatacttagCTTTCCGATAAGTGTTCATGTGTACTGCAACAATCtatttactttgataaatgaaacattgtttcatatttatctTAAAGCAAATTTTAATGTGATCAAAGATACGAAAGTACATTATTAAGATATTTGAGAACACGgcttattattatatttattgcgattaattaatttttcacttaccATAACGGCGATCCTTATCTGCAGGTATATTGCCGTTTGGTTCCAAACGGTCTAGGAACTCCTCGGAATAGCCATTATATGGCAGTTGACCCCTGTTTGTAACATCGTCAGCCTCTTCTTTTGATATTGCTAATCCAGATAAAACAGTACTATTGATAAACTGATACtacgtaaataaattcttaaataacaTGTCAGTAGCTGtatcatgaaataatttaataatttataataataaatagcaaataattattacataacaATAAGTATGAAACCTTTGATATCTCTACAGGAGCATTAATACTTTTACAATATGTGTTATGCAATGAAAAAGTAGCATAACTAGATTAAGTAATCAAATTACATTGATatataaaactgaaataaaatatataaaatattgattgataaatataaagtatccattttaaataatcttcagaacagtaaaaaaaaactaaacattccttaaaattgtaaataaaatcaaattatactTACAAAGCCTCCCAAAGCTGTGGCTAAGTCGTTTTTTCAGCTTTTGTACCCTGCTAAGAGCACCTCCCTTCTTTTCCCGCATTGTCACAGACCCTGTGCATAATAAGCGCAATCTTTAGCAACTGTAAATCAAAacaaacatacataaataattcagaTATCCGCGAACCATAACATGTAGCCAAGAAACTCAGAATAATTCAAACATGATTAACTAttacagtgtttctcaaactttacTTTAACACAGACCTACCCTCCCTGCCCTCAATAAAGAATTTCTGTTACACACCCtaaagtagaattaaattaatatatttataatacatataactCAAAACTACTATCTAAAAAtatgattcattttttaaatagcttcatataatttaagttgcattttttctatgttttaACTAAAACAATTCACAacaattatatagaaaaattaattttggttttgcttttatttgattaaatatatattaacaattgTTTAGTATTATCTCCAATTCtgtgataataaattttgttaataaaataataaaaacaattgtaCAAACCTAAATTTAAAGAGATGGATGATGCTGCTCCTCAGAAATTAAGAAGAGGAGCAATGACAGTATTGCTTTCACTCAACACaacttgtaaaaataaaaaataatagaatcacTAAAGCATTTCGGTTAACATATTTCTTTGAGGaatgaatatttctgtatgaaaaaattgtgttcTTAAAGTGTCCATaggtaaatatattaaattaactgtTTTTAAgccaagaataaaaaaaaaaaaataaaaaaaaattgtcgttCTTTAGATTAGACaatcttaataaaaatgatggtataatatgtttttattccTGACACTCTATAAACcctagtttgagaaacactgaacTATTACATATATGATGACATCATGCAATGTGCAATGTCAGTATTTCATGATTTTATGAGTAATGGTAGCAAGGATAAACGTAGGATATAtctattttgaataaagtGAATTGTATCTAacattattaatgaaaacttcaaaaaaataagaacacAATAGTCTATTTCacatacataaataacatTCTCTTTCTGTTAAACGAAGGGAAGATTATACTATGTAACAATTCATTTATTGAAACAATGAACCAATAGACCAAAAAAGCATATAACTGTTTGCACAAATGCATATGACATTCTCCTTTACTTTAAGTAGTATAAGAGCACATATGCTTCATTTGAAGAAGATAATAGACACACTTGTTTGTACCATTGGCAAAATTATTCTATCGATGTTACAAGGCTACAAATTACCACAAGCAAATAATAGGAATAATGTAAATTCACTATTAGAATGCACTGCGCATGCATTCATTATTCTTTTGCTATCTTTTAAAAACCTATAGTTTGAATTTAAGTAACAAGAACTATACTCGTGTTCtgttataaattctattattaaaaagctTTAAGCAATTAAATTCTTAACGGGAACATGTGTATACATACAAGGTATCCCaataattgtattacaattgaaaaagagaaatacatcaaaaataataaataaacatttgttgtattataaaaacagCTTTGGAGGTTGTGCACATTGATGCATACGATTGTCTTGATTTTTAATGACTTTCtacagaaatatattatatacaatcaAGACAATTTCACAAACAAGAATAACACAGTAACTTCCCAGACcgtttataaattcaaatataaacacatCTATAGTGTTGTCAGAGAAACTGTCATAAAGTTATTCCCACCACTTCTTAAAACTGATCATACCATATTAAGCATATCACACTCCATCTTACTATTTCCCACTTTCAATCTGAATGTTTGCAAGGATGAAGGAGCTGGAGTAATAACAGCAATCAAATTTCATCAGCTCGCCTCAGAAGTTGTCATAGCACAACAAATACCATTTCAGATTCATACCAgacagattttcaaaattgttttttctcaATAAGTTATGGccctacaaaaaaaaaaaactttattttatatttctgattctattttttcataaagaatCACACTCCATTTTCGATTATACTACGATTGTCGGGACACCCTGCACGTATTATCTTATATGTTTACGGTTGTGTGCGATATAAAAATGCGTATACGTGTATATGTGCACACACGTGTCGTTAACACAGGTCGATGaactaatgaaaatttagTCGTACGTGTCGAATAACGATAGGTAAATTACGTTGATAATTTTTAGAGTGGCTACTGACTCCACATCCCGTTTCACTGTGTTCTGCATGCTTCCTCGTACACAATAGCACTTTTCTCCATTCATGCATCTGTCGCGTTCAACGAGTGACGTTTTCGCGGCAATGGAAGGCAAACACCAATAATCGCGCTCTAGGTGACGATGCACGGCTCCGATGCAATAACGCGTTTGATAAACTCGTCTACACGGCCgaagtttaataaaaagtttcgcCAAGAATGTACACGATCCGTTTCTCTCTTCGAAATACATACTGTTCACCCCCCAcctttttcatttgtaaacgACACACTCTCCTCGCCCCTTCACTCTTTGCCGCACTCTCTTGGGCCTGTCACTTTGTCTCTCTCCGTCGCACCAACGTCTACAGGGCCGGCGCTACAATCACCGGCGCCCCGGTGCAATTTCCAAATCACTCAGCCCTTCTAATTCACGttacaaattagaaatatagaaacttGAGTTTTTCAGTTTAATAGCAGTATCgaacattatataataaagcGGACGTGATTCCTATCAATTTTGGAGCAATCTAGAAataagtatataattatttctcgtCGTTTCGACGCAGTAATGCTGaaggtatataaatatttctgaaagaaACTTGTAAAGTAAAAAACCGTTAATATAAAATGCACATAATACAAAGtcgaggaataaatatttactcttGGATTGCTCCAAAACCAGTAAGAATTACGTctagttttgtttttttatataataatgatacCTTTATATACtctttatatacaatttttatatatgatatttcattacatAACAATATTATCGTGCACGTTACTAATTTCCCGTAAAGcgtagacaatttttttaaaaactgattCGTTGGCTTTAAGTTCGAAGACTTGTCGATTTTATCGGCTCCACTTTATCAGATTATAATAAAGCTAGATTTCATAAttgtgtttttctttctttattaatcTCAGGAAtgtctcttttctttttctagcCGAAACGCTTCCTAACCGGAGGCATCCCCTATGCGGTGCACCGTAAAGCCGGCCCTGGCAATATCCACCCCTACAATCACGAAACTTTTGACACTGTCCAACCTACTTGATTCGTGTTTTACCAGAGTCCACATGTGCAGCGCGAAAAACCGAAATCCGTGAACAAATACAAGTAGGGAGGGTAGAGGACAGGAAAAACTGTCCGACGACGAGGGGCACGCGATCTAAGGTTgtggaaaaatggaaaagaaggTGGGGAGTAGTGAAGGGCAGAGGGgcgggggagggagggagggagggagggagggagggaaggGAAGGAGTCGAGAGAATTACTTCTGGTAGCCGGAGCTCGCGCGGGCGTCAACTTACCCTCTTTGCTCTTCGAGGCGGTCGAGCCCTTGTCCTGACAGTACATGATTACTCATTCGCTCGCACGCACGAAACACATCACATATGGGCGGTGACGCACtgtgtgtgtgtatgcgtGTGCGAGAGAAGCTACGTTCCGTGATGTTTCTCTCGGGCAGGTCAGGTCCGGCGAGCACCACCTTCACCTTTGCCGTGTCTCGTACATCGGTGGTAGCGTACGACACTTTCCTGATGAACTGATCGCCATGAAAAACACCAACGTTTCCTCTCTACCGTTCGCCGTTCAAGATCTCGCGCCGTGTGCTCTGGCAAATGGTACGCGCGGCCGATAATTTCCCCGGTGAAAACCTTGCAAAACGTTTACACGCCTAGACTCGAGGCCGAGGATCTCGTGAGTAACCTTCGTGGGCCCGGGTATCTTCTACTTGGAACTTCCTGGATCTACGGCGGGTGCTCGCGCACGCCACCACTACCTTGAACAACTCATCCGCGAGAACAAACTTCTCCCAAGAAGTCTTTTATATTCCCACAGCCCCACTGCCTCGCGCCACAGACAAAAGTCTGAAACTGGCCGATCCACATCGATCCAGGTGTATGCGTTTCGCATCGAGTACGGTAgttcgaatgaatttttatgcagGCTTCGTTAACGCCATCTCGCGGCGCGCAAATTAACTGCGAGCGGAGGTGGACAAAATTCTGATGTACGGTCTGCTCGCTGCATAGACGCACGTCTACGGTTCACTGGGAAACCACGTGACTTCAAGGCAGAATAGCACTTCGGCCATACATACATGGACTGCTCAAGCTATAGTGTAGTCCGTAACCAACATCCCCCATGCCAAAGTTACGAGTAAGCAGTAGAGATGGCGTGCAAAATCACTAACCGTTATTTATCACAGTGATCGAAAAATCACGATCACGATgatgatttaatttcatacacGAGCGTGATCGTAGTTCTTTTATCTTGCTAGAATTATGTGATCACAATTCTCaatcttaattaaattactttttataaaatgtttcaatatgtatagtttgcataaaaaaaatccgcatataatatcaatttcaatttcctttattaagtaaattagTAGATCATTTATTTTGCGTGGTGGCTACTTCAGTCCCAagcgaaagaatattttctaacgtAGGATTACTTTtaacggaaaaaagaaacagattgcAAGCAGAGAAATTATCTATGCTATTATTCTTGAACAGCAATACATAGTtacttatttgttattatatatattttattccattgttattttgttctttgtatttaattcataGTATTCgtattatgttttatgtattaattatattattttctaacagtgttacattttgtaaaagtctAAAGACACTTACAATTAAACTAAGACTtgcaattcataattattgacTTATATTCATTACTCTTCACTATTCCTCATTAAAGCATtcctttatttactattctttAGTTCACTTTATTTTATGGGGTGTAGgtaatttctcatttttgtgtagaatatatgtaaaatatacaggtTAGGGTGTTTTTCATTACGGTGCATTTGCATTTAGGCTGAAGATTCTAACAACGCGTGCGAGGAACGGTTATGTTCTTCACTAAtcagaagcgatcacgaaaaatcacgaatcactgtgaaaaatcatcgtgattgagaatgaacgtgattgaatcacgagtgattcaaaagtagcagttcacGCCATCTCTAGTAAGCAGTTGTGCGCAAGCGCTATAGTCAATGGGCGATAGCAGTGGGGAAAGGCgggaattgaaattttggacGGTATGCCGAACTACTCTTTGagtatatagaaatgtatatagaaatgtaCATTGAGTATATGTCTATATACTCAAAGAAACTACTCTTCGACTATTGGTCAAAGCTGCAGTCAGCCTGTCATTGAGATGGAATTTTTGCTGTAGTTCTCGAATTCGACGCATGCGCATTAGCGTCAAGTTTCACCTTTGGTATGGAGATGTTGGTTACGCTCTGCTCATTGGATAACGCTAATGTCGGCGGTAAACGTCATCTTTAGAGAATAAAATGGTTAACTTTCAAAATCGTGCAAATCagtcaaaaaaaaatcgtagaaaggttttaaaaaaaagcattttgtAGGTAATATGTTGTAGTTTTTAGAACTTGAGTTaaatttttcgagaaaaatttatttattaaactgcACAGTATTAAAGATTCGTCACTTTTGCGCAAAacaatgcattttttttttgcagcaCAGAACAAGAGagacaaaaaaatttgtttaaaccaTCAATATTACGTCAAAGTTGACAtttcaaactttaaaatgcttttttgttttcttgtctAAGATGATTTTTCACCTAGTATCGATACTTTCTGTAAGAAATGCGCATTTTTGTTCAAAGTCGTATAAATCGGTCAGAAAAAATCATAggacaatttctaaaaaagcattttataGGTAACATATTGTAGCTTACACAATTTGAgttgaatttttcgaaataaaatttttttattgacttTTGAGTTGTTGAAAATACGTAATTTTAAGGAACGAAATGAcgtattactttttaaaacataaaacaaaaaaacaatagaaatttaaaaatcgcaTAATAGCACATTAAAGTTGAAACTTTAAGCTTTAAAacgcttttttaattttatttttacggtGATTTTTCACCGACTTACAGCTATTGGAATATAACCTAATTTTTAGGGTTTATAAAGTGTtccctattttttttgtacgaatgTATAT
The sequence above is drawn from the Hylaeus volcanicus isolate JK05 chromosome 2, UHH_iyHylVolc1.0_haploid, whole genome shotgun sequence genome and encodes:
- the LOC128872129 gene encoding cyclin-dependent kinase 14 isoform X4, whose product is MREKKGGALSRVQKLKKRLSHSFGRLSISKEEADDVTNRGQLPYNGYSEEFLDRLEPNGNIPADKDRRYEWTGMGDHERVHRQLSVSSDSKLLDEDIREETRVILRPRRPPRPKSEVFLGPDPPPRRTKRFSAFGGDSPFGKSEAYVKLEQLGEGSYATVFKGYSHLTNQVVALKEIRLQEEEGAPFTAIREASLLKELKHSNIVTLHDIIHTRETLTFVFEYVHTDLSQYMERHGSGNGGLDPRNVKLFLFQLLRGLAYCHRRRVLHRDVKPQNLLISEIGELKLADFGLARAKSVPSHTYSHEVVTLWYRPPDVLLGSTEYSTSLDMWGVGCIFMEMLTGEPTFPGVRCTYDQLDKIFKVLGTPTEETWPGVTHLPGYKPHRLGFYPPRKLGLSFPRLYDIADGDSMASSLLQLNPDQRIGAEEALRHPYFASLPRKLYELPDEVSIFSVEGCHLYTNSRHGCADSRHTALKT
- the LOC128872129 gene encoding cyclin-dependent kinase 14 isoform X1; this translates as MHEWRKVLLCTRKHAEHSETGCGVSSHSKNYQRSVTMREKKGGALSRVQKLKKRLSHSFGRLSISKEEADDVTNRGQLPYNGYSEEFLDRLEPNGNIPADKDRRYEWTGMGDHERVHRQLSVSSDSKLLDEDIREETRVILRPRRPPRPKSEVFLGPDPPPRRTKRFSAFGGDSPFGKSEAYVKLEQLGEGSYATVFKGYSHLTNQVVALKEIRLQEEEGAPFTAIREASLLKELKHSNIVTLHDIIHTRETLTFVFEYVHTDLSQYMERHGSGNGGLDPRNVKLFLFQLLRGLAYCHRRRVLHRDVKPQNLLISEIGELKLADFGLARAKSVPSHTYSHEVVTLWYRPPDVLLGSTEYSTSLDMWGVGCIFMEMLTGEPTFPGVRCTYDQLDKIFKVLGTPTEETWPGVTHLPGYKPHRLGFYPPRKLGLSFPRLYDIADGDSMASSLLQLNPDQRIGAEEALRHPYFASLPRKLYELPDEVSIFSVEGCHLYTNSRHGCADSRHTALKT
- the LOC128872129 gene encoding cyclin-dependent kinase 14 isoform X3, which produces MWRSVTMREKKGGALSRVQKLKKRLSHSFGRLSISKEEADDVTNRGQLPYNGYSEEFLDRLEPNGNIPADKDRRYEWTGMGDHERVHRQLSVSSDSKLLDEDIREETRVILRPRRPPRPKSEVFLGPDPPPRRTKRFSAFGGDSPFGKSEAYVKLEQLGEGSYATVFKGYSHLTNQVVALKEIRLQEEEGAPFTAIREASLLKELKHSNIVTLHDIIHTRETLTFVFEYVHTDLSQYMERHGSGNGGLDPRNVKLFLFQLLRGLAYCHRRRVLHRDVKPQNLLISEIGELKLADFGLARAKSVPSHTYSHEVVTLWYRPPDVLLGSTEYSTSLDMWGVGCIFMEMLTGEPTFPGVRCTYDQLDKIFKVLGTPTEETWPGVTHLPGYKPHRLGFYPPRKLGLSFPRLYDIADGDSMASSLLQLNPDQRIGAEEALRHPYFASLPRKLYELPDEVSIFSVEGCHLYTNSRHGCADSRHTALKT
- the LOC128872129 gene encoding cyclin-dependent kinase 14 isoform X2, producing MYCQDKGSTASKSKEGSVTMREKKGGALSRVQKLKKRLSHSFGRLSISKEEADDVTNRGQLPYNGYSEEFLDRLEPNGNIPADKDRRYEWTGMGDHERVHRQLSVSSDSKLLDEDIREETRVILRPRRPPRPKSEVFLGPDPPPRRTKRFSAFGGDSPFGKSEAYVKLEQLGEGSYATVFKGYSHLTNQVVALKEIRLQEEEGAPFTAIREASLLKELKHSNIVTLHDIIHTRETLTFVFEYVHTDLSQYMERHGSGNGGLDPRNVKLFLFQLLRGLAYCHRRRVLHRDVKPQNLLISEIGELKLADFGLARAKSVPSHTYSHEVVTLWYRPPDVLLGSTEYSTSLDMWGVGCIFMEMLTGEPTFPGVRCTYDQLDKIFKVLGTPTEETWPGVTHLPGYKPHRLGFYPPRKLGLSFPRLYDIADGDSMASSLLQLNPDQRIGAEEALRHPYFASLPRKLYELPDEVSIFSVEGCHLYTNSRHGCADSRHTALKT